GGTCTCATATTCCCCTCCTGGGGACTATTTGTGGTATTGAAGTGGTTATAATTGCTATCTCATCCTTCAAGGCACTGTTGTTGGCATgcttcctccagggagccctcGGGGATCTCCTTTgacttctctcattctctccccaccactcccaTGCCAGACGGTGAGTTTCCTAGCCTCCCTTCCCAGCTGGCCCACCAGCCCAGCCACGTTCCCAGGGCTTACCACTGAAGTGTTGAGGCCAGAGGTCACAGGGTCCCTCAGCTCCTTGCATGTATTCCCTGTCTGGTGGCAGACAGACATCCCTTTGATAATGTTCTCTGGGTCAGTGGCCATCTTCACATCTGACAGCCCCTTGGCCCACGCTGATGAGCTAACCAGCCACATGAAGGCGAACACTGCTGTGGCCAGAAAGTCCTAGGAcaggcaggagagaggcagatggcCCTGTGAGTGGGCTGCTTCACCTCATGCCATGGGGCCTCCTCAGATCACACGCTTTCTTGGGAGTGGGAGGCCCCGCAGAAAAGCCCTGTCTCTCTCCTGCCTTTTTAGCCAGCTCCGAAGCCCCCAATATTCACTCGAAGGTGAGCATTCCTAGCTTgggcttgtgtgtatgtgtgtgtgtgtgtgtgtgtgtatgcatgtgagGATGTGGGAGTGTAATTGTGATGTGTGGGTGTGTTGTGGGAGGATTTTGTGGGATGGCTTCCGAATCTGTGGAAAGTAGTGTGTCTTTCTACTTTCATCTCGATGTGGGGATTTATGTCATTTTGAGTCTGGGATGAGGGTGTATGAGTACAGCTGTGTAGGAATCAGTGTGTCTGGGTGGCATGATGACAAGCATGACTGCCCCAGTGAACCTCTGTGCACTTTTCCTTGATCTAGACTGTGTGGTTGTGTGAGAGGTGGTAGGTTTCCAGGGCTAGGCCTGTTTGGGATTCTGTGTGGGCTCTGAGCATGTCCCTGTCATTCTATGATTTGGTTTCTTTGATgctcacagcagcagcagcagcagcagcagcagtgacaTCTGTGGCTGTTATGGTGACTGCTTGCATGTGGGACTGTCTAGGGTTTGGTGTGGCCCGTGAACATGGCTGTGTCCCTGAAGCTCCATGGTCCCTGGCCCCTGTACTTGAGTGGTTGTGGGGCTCACCATCATGGGTCCTTTGTTGTTCTCTCGGTACTTATTCTGCAGAAAGATGTAAGTGGCCAGAGCCCCCATGGAGTACAGGAAGGCAAACACAGCCACGGTGACAAAAAATTCGGCCGATGAGGAGTAGTCCCCCACCAGGAAGATTTTTTCAGTGTCCCCTCGGCAGGTGGGTGCATCAAAGTACACTTGGTGCAGCCTGTGGGGAGAGATGGCAGGTGTGGCCCAGGACCTAAGAATAccccccactccccctgcccAGTCATGGATTCCCCAGATTCTGACAAAGTCCCAGGAAGGAAGAGGGGTGAACAACCATTCGcagagcacctactgtataccagTCACATTTTACCAATTGCGGTGAACTAGGTCTTCTTTGACCACTACTCCAACCCAGGCGCTTTGACTTTTTGGTTATTTGTAGAACATACcaggcccctcccaccccaggatCTTTGCACTGGAATGCCCTTCTCCTAGATATTACACCCTTCATGTCCTTCAAGTTTTGCTCAACTGTCACCTCAATTAGGCCTTCCCTGATCTCACTATTAAAATCAGATGGAACCATTCCCTCCCAGTGCTCCTTAGCCCCCTTCCTGGCTCTATTTTTCTCTGTAGCAGTGATACCCTATGCATCTGACATATcatgtgttttacttttttccttgattttcccCTTCATTAAAAGagggttgggggatccctggtttggcgcctgcctttggcccggggcgcgatcctggggacccgggatcgagtcccacgtcgggctcccggtgcatggagcctgcttctccctctgcctatgtctctgcctctctctctctgactatcataaataaataaaaaaattaaaaaaaaaagagggttgggcttgggcacctaggtggttcagtcggttaagcatctgcctttggctcaggtcctgatctcagggtcttgggatcgagttctgcattaggctctctgctctgcgaggagcctgcttccctctctccctctgccactccccctgcttgtactctctctcacaTGCGCTCTCTgggtcaagtaaataaataaaatctttaaaaaagagctggtctttttcctttgctgcatTCACTGCTATATCCCTAGGACCTGGAACAATGCcgccacatagtaggtgctcagtaaatgtttatcaCATGAAATGGATAAAGGCTGAGAAAAGTGCATTAATTtgcttaaagtcacacagctggggagATAATGGCAAGGTTGGGATATGAACCTTGTGTTTTCTCCCTACATCATGTTGACTCTTCTCTCTACCCTACTCCAGGTccccaagagaaaagaaacatatgCATAGCAGAGGAGGGCTCAGAGTCTATAAGaacaagagatagaaaaaaaaaaagaacaggagacaGAAAGACAGGAGGGTAGAAGGGATACTGGAACAAACAGAATGTATGTatgtgaggtgggaaggggccaATTGGGAAGGTGTCCTGGGACTAAGGCTTTCCTGTAGTGTAATGGAAATCATAGGGAGAAAATGTGTGTGAGGAGAAGGTCTGGGGTGGGGTTCTGGGGCTCTGGCTTCAGATTGGGGGGCAGGATCCTGAGACTGAGTGAATGGTACTAGTCCCCTTATGTAGCAAAGGTCCTGAGGGAAGGGGCTTATGCTGACTGATCACCTACCAGGCACTTTAGGGAACTGCCTCATTCAGTGACCCTCCCCCTCAATCTCTAAAGGAGGCATtaatatacccattttacagatgaacagaGGCTTAGCAAGGTTATGTTAGGTGCCCAAGGTTGTATAGCTGCTAAATGACAGCTAAGAGTTGAatctgggggggatccctgggtggcgcagcggtttggcgcctgcctttggcccagggcgccatcctggagacccgggattgaatcccacgtcaggctcccggtgtatggagcctgcttctccctctgcctatgtctctgcccctctctctctctctctctctctctctctctgtgtgactatcataaataaataaaaattaaaaaaaaagagttgaatcTGGGTAAGTTTCTGGGTTCCTAGTAGGTTGGGTTGGGAGAAGGGGTGTCTAATGGGAATTGGGGAGCTCTGGGGGGTTATCAGGGCAGCAGGGGGAAGGCCAGGGGGGCCAGGGCAAAGACTTTTTTTGCAGGAGACTTGTAGCTAAAAGGCAGATCTTCAGGACTGGAGGTCCTATGTGTGAGAGCTATTGGGGAGTCCACGGGTTTTTGTGGCCTTCTGGATCCCCAGAGGGCTCCCAGCAGTATCCTATGCTTCcagcttctcctccttccccaaacTCTGCTTCCTGGCTTCTGTGAACCAGGGGATCCCTGCTTCCCACTGCCCCTTGGGCCACGCCTCCCTggtgcctctttttcttttaaccattGCTCAGGGCCAATGCTGGATTTTCCTCTCTCCACTCTTCCCTCTCACCCTGGGTGATCCCCTGAGTCTACATTTGTCGATAGTGCTCAAAAATGCCCAATTTCCAACTCAATCTCCGACCTCTTTCCAGAGGCCCTTAAacttactgattttctttattttaacaaGCCCTCGTGGGGAGCTTATTGTGTGCccggcactgtgctaagcacctaACAAGTACCAACTCACTTAATATTCATCAGAACCTTgtaaggtaggtattattatcttcttttgcagatgaggaaattgagcccCCAGAGCAGTTATGTGATTTGTCCAAGTGGTGGAGGAGCCTCAGGAGCCTCGACTGAAATGGTGTCTGTGGATctgtctccccactccccaggagGTAAGCATCATCATGAGGGCAGTGACCTTGCCTGACTGCGCTCATCCTCAAGTTCCTAGCACCTGGCATACAATGTGAGTATAGTAAATATCAGAATTGCTTAACTGGGTTTAATCATTCCCTATAGCTAATCAGACCCCCTCATTATTCTCTGTGATAAAACCCTGCACGAGTATCCCCTCTTTGAATTTCTCCCAATCTGCAATCATcctttttactgatttatttgttaaaatgttggctccaggagggtggggaggttggtctgggttgttttgttttgttttgttttccctgttATGTCCCCAGCACTTTGAGCAGAAACTGGCATACAATAGGTtctcaaaaaaaatgtatatggaacaAATGAATGGGAATGAAATAATATTAGCTGACATTAACTAAGCAACTACtgctttaatatataaatatataaatatatatatttttgtttttgaatcttGTTTATTGCCAGTCTCCTGCCCCTCTGCATTCACTAGAACACAGCCAGAGGGCAACAGCTTCTGCCTGTCCTGCTTACCACGTGTCCTAAATGTCCAGAGCAGTGCCAGGCgcaaagtaggtgctcagtgcATGCACAGTGACCTGAGCCAATGTGGTCTCCTGAGGTGGAGACTGAACAGGAGCCATTGGGGAGGCAGTGTTGGCCAGTCCCAACCCACTCCCACCctctttcttgggatccctggggtgggttggggtgggggcgcACCTGAAGGGGTACTCGAATTCAACCTCGATGCTGAGGTCACTCTCTGACTTGTTGGCACACTCCACGCTCAGCCGGAGCTCCCCGGTGTAACTGCCGCATGTGGCAAAGGCGAAGATGGCAAAGACCTTGGGCCACAGGGGATGGGGATGGCCATGGTGAGCCCTGCACAAGCAGGGCCCCCGCACAAGCAGCAGCAGATGGAccggtccccacccccaccccctaatCAGGGCTCATCGGCTCCAAGGACAAGCTGATTACAGGGGTGTGGCTGTCTCTTCCAGTCTTTCTCTCAGTGGCTCTCTCAGTCTCTACCCCTCAATGCTTTGACCGCCCCTTCCTCTCTTCTGCCTCagcctctttatttctctctgtgtacttctgcctgtctctgttcTCCGTGTCTCTATTTCTCTTGGTACctgtttctcttgtctttctcagatgtctctttgtatctctgttttgctctctgcctctgcctctctagtATCAATGTATGTCTCTTTcggtctcttttttcctctggctcCATCCGTGTAAAATGTATGTCTCCCcttgtgtgtgtttctgtccTTGGTCTATTTGTCCctatctccctcctctctctctgccttggtctctgtCTCATGCTCTCCCTGATACATCTTGCTTTCTCTGTGTATCagtttctcctctcctctctccactgggtatctctctttctctttctgtctctcccccatcCCATTTTTTCTGCCACTCTCTTTGTGTCCATTTCTCTTTGCATCTCTGTCTCGCTTTTTCTTGCTTGCCTCcactctctctcatctctgtatCTTTTCTTCTCGGTATTTCCATCTCTGTCTCCATCATTCCCTGTCTCtcatcctctctgtctctttcaccATCTCTGGATTTTTCTGGCTTTGCATCTTTTCTGCAGCACCAGCTTCAGgctccacctcccctgcccctctctcaccTCAGGGGAGGAGGTAGGACGTCACATTCTTTCACCTCACAATGGGGGTATCCTTGGTCTTACATGACGTCACATCATGGCCCATCTATTTTCTGGCCCTAACCCCCTGGGACCTCACCCTGGAGCCCAATTCTTTCatcccccttctctcccccccccatcCATTCCTTGCTCCCCACCCCTACTCGTCCAGACCCCACtacctccttctctttccccatgGCCCAGACCACACTCACCCATTGCAGCACCTTCACGAAGCCAAGGGGCTCCTTGACCACCCGGAACTGACCCCCGGCCACCAGCTGAGGAGAGaaaatggtggggagggggtgggattgttggggatggagagggaggtgaggggcaAGGCCACCAGGCGATGATCCCTGGGACTAGGGCATGTGTCCTCCGGGAGTGAGTGATGTTCGGAGGAGAGAAGGGGTGAGGAGAAAGTGACACTTCAGGGAAGGTGGGAGTACAGCGGTATTTGTGAGAAGAACCTCAGGGTTGAGAAGTGGTGGGGAGGTCTGGGGAAATGGTGAGGTTGATGGCAGAGGGTCGTAGGGGTGAGGAAGATTGGGATGGAGTCAAGACTAATTAGGGAAGGGGAGAAGGTCTGAAACAGTAAAGGTAAGTCAGATGGTGAAGGGGATCAAGTGAGAAAGGAAGAGTGAGGAAGGAGTCGGGGTTCATTGAGGGGAAGGGGGTTTTGGGTGGTGAAGGTGAGTCATAACAGGGAGGGAGTCAGGTTGGccatggtgggggaggggtttGCAGCGGTAAAGGTGAGtcagatggtggtggtggtggtctgaAGTGATGAGGATGGGGAGGGGTTGGTACTGGTTAGAGAGAGGGTGAGGTTCTGATGTGGTGAAGAAGAGTGAGATGGCAGAGAGGGTCTGGGCTGATTAAGGTGGGGGAGGGCTGGGACATGGCTTCACTAGATATgtattgggggaggggagactaGGGGTCTTGGGGAGGCAAAGTCGGATGGTCCCCCTTGGTCTGCTCTAGGGGAAGGGGTGGTCATCTACTGGGGTACTTTCTCTGGGAGGGACAGGTGCcagcccttccccatcccccgcccccacgCCTTCTGTCATTCTATTTCCTAGCTCAACTACAAGCAACCCCCATCTTCCTTccactcttcctcttctccccccaccccgttgCCCCTACTGTAGCCCCAAGacccccctccttctcctcatgGTGGCCAGTAAGGAACCAGGCTCCAGGAGGACCCCGCTGCGGCAGTGAGGACGGCCCTCGCTGCGGCAAAGGGCGCGCTCCTTCTTTTCTCTACCTCCCCTTTCCCCCCTCGCCTGCCGCAGACCCCAGCCCCAGTGCCGGGGACTGAGCGTCCGCTGCCAGGACCCTGGCCACCGCCTCTCAGAGTCGCCCGATCCGCGGCGATccgggcggggaggccgggcagCGGCGGGCTCTGTCCTCGGTGCTGGAACGCGTACCTGATTCACCACGTCCATGTCTGCCAGCAGCAGCATCAGCAATGCGGGGGGCGGGAGGCGCCTGCTAACaagggcgggcgcggggcgcggcgggggcggcgcgtgATCGTCGGAACAGCCCAGGCGGCCGCGGCTCCACCCCTCGCGCCCCCGCCCCACTCGCCGCGCGCGCGCTCGCACCCAGCCGGCCGAACCTAAATCTCTCTCGCCGCCATTCCGGCCGGAAAACGGGAGCCGCGAGAGCGCTCAGAGAGGATCGGTGTCTCAGGGACCACAGCTAGATTTCTGGGGAGAGGAGGACCATTCGGTCCTATGGTATGACGTTTCTGCCAGGGCCTTGGCGGCGTTTGTTGAATGTGTTCCTTCCAACAGCCCTATGTGGTAGGGACTATTAGCCCcgtttttacagatgaggaaaatgagtccCCGGAGAGGTGAACCTACTTGCAAAAGGTCGCTGCGCGAGTAATTGGTAGTGCCCAAAGTCTCAGCGATTCAAACATTGTTCAAGGTCTTAAAAACCCCACCCGCCCCCTCCAACCATctcctctatttctctttttactttaaaatttttgcctgCGCCGACTCTGCCCTTTACAGACTGTTTATTTCTCAGCCCTCTTTTAATTGGACTATTCCACCTTCATGCTACTAAAACTAGGCCCACAAGGTCAATGACGATTGCCATGTTGCAAAACACAGTGGATAAACACAATTGGGGTTTAAGATGTTCAACCTCATTTATGCTAAAAGAAATGCCTATGAAagctactaagaaaaaaaaagaaagctaagatACTGCTTTTCACCTTTGAGAGTGGTGAATATAAAAAAGTTTGCTTACGCTCGGTATTGGCAGGTTGGCTAGAAACAGGCATTCCCATAAATTACCGGTGGAAGTTAAATTAGAATAACCTATGTAGAGGGCAATCTGGCAAAATCCGGCAAACATATCCATATACTGTTCGGCTCAGCATTtatacttctaggaatttatctgaCAGATTCATACATGAGCTAAAAGATGTATGTATAAGATGACTCACTGCAGCACTGTTTATAATATAAAAGAGTGGACACTCCCTAAGTGCTCATTGCTAGTGGCCTGTTTAAGTAAAATCTGATATAGCCTCAAAATGGGAGTACAATGTAGCTGTCATTAATACTAATATGGAGCCTTGGAATGATTACcaagatagttttttttaaagattttatttatttattcatgagagacacagagagaggcagagatacatacaggcagaggggaagcagggagcctgatgcaggactctgggatcacgccctgagccaaaggcagatgctcaaccactgagccacccaggtgtcttgatCACCAAGATAGTTAAGTAAGAAATGAAAGATGCCAAAGTGTGTGGGAATTGtgtggaaagaaaagggaagaattatATCATGATTATATAGAGAATGGCTAACATTTTAAATTGTGCCTGTTCTATGTCAAGCACTGTTGGGAGAGCTTCAGTCATTTAAATCCTCACAGCAGACCTATAAAGCAGGTACTACTACCACCCCTCATTTTACCcatatttttatagctgaataaacTAAGGTGTGAGGAGATGAAAGAATTTTCCTAAGTTCACACAGCTGCTAAGTAGTAGAACCAGGTTTTGAACCAGGAAGTCTGGCTTCAGCACCTGCTTTTCTTAACCTCTGTGCTAACTTATCAGTACAGcactatatctatatatatctatatatatctatatatctatctatctatctatctatatatatatatatgtttaaaatgtatcTGATAACACTGGTTGCCCctagaaggaagggaaaatttCCACTTTATGTTCTTCTGtgccttttgaattttttaaaaatatatttatttatctgtttgtttaatttctacaccacacatgaggctcaaactcacaaccccgagatcaagagttgcatgttcttctgactgagccagccaggagccctatGTACCTTTAGAATCTTGAACCATCTGAATATATACCTAGTTTTTAAACATCCCCATACATACACACTCAACTTCACACAAATATGTAATGGATACTTCCCAGGTAGTGCCATTTTGGCGAAAGAACTTGGGTTTTGGCATTCAATCGCTTGAATTTGAATCCTACCTTCAATATTTATTCCTGTATGACTTTGGACATGTAATAGAGTTTAACATGGTACCTATGGGGTTGTTGCACTGATTAGACAAGATAATCACTGTTATGCACTTAGCACAGGGCCAAATAAATGGTTCATTCTACTTCCTACACATCTCTGGAATCCACTAATTTCTCACCATCTCCATTGCCACCTCCCCTGGCTAAGGCAACCATGGTTCTTGCCAATTTTAGCATCTACagtctcttccccctcccttctgTTTTCAGCACAGCCGTCAGAGCATctgtttaaaattcagttaaCTATGTCACTACCCTGCTCAAATCTCTCCCATGGCTCCCCACTGCTTTTAGGAGAACTCTCAGGGTTTAGAAACTGGCATTGAAGGGTCTGCATCATCTGGCCTCAGGTGGCTTCTCCCACCTCATCCCTTAGCAGTTTCCCTTCACTCTCTGTGTTCTGTCCATGACTTGCTATGCCCACAATGCACCACCCTAGCCACCACAGGCCTTTGTTTCAAGGTCTAGTGCAATCCTATATTCTGAGTCCCAGTCTCCAATTCTGGCTTCCCTCAAATTTCAGTCCTGGCTGGATTGacataaattacaaaaatgagcAATTCTTGCTCTGAAAGCTGAGGATGAAATCCTAAGTCAGAACCTCCCCAGCAGTGGCCCCCTCCAGGACCTTTCCCCGCACTACTTCCAATTCCTTTGGAATGGAGCTGACCAGTACCTTGGACAAGTCTTGTGGCACGTTTAAGCCCGCTCAGTCTGGTGTGAGGAAAACCcagggcagtgcctggcacaaagtaaatgCCCAATAAACCTTTACTTAGTTAATGATACCCCCAAAGGGTGGACAATGACTACAGGCAGGGCAAGAAGCAGAAAGGGGAGCTCTGGGATCTGTGTGGGAGGATAGGGGGGTACTCTTAGGTGGTCTCAGGAAAATCAGGTGGGTCCTAAGTGGGTACCCATAGGCTGAGGGCCTCACCCTTTGCTGTCACCCATGTCTCCTGTCAGTGgacttagattttctttttcttagggtAATCCCAACTTAGCTTCCCAGAAATTCCTGATGATGTCAGAGAGGACCCTTCTGCCTGACATATTACATACCAGGCTAATTCCAACCTCTAGGCCTTTCTACTGGCAGTACTCTCTACTCTGAgtatttttatcctttctatcctgtctgtctgtccttccTCAGTCTGAGCTGACTGACCCCTTGTGGAATCTCTGACTTTGCCTCACTCTTTATCCAAGCCCccacacattctctctcctcctccttcctccatctctgtccggtccccttcccctcccccaccacctccactctGTCTCCAGCTTTTTTTGGCTgctgtctcttcctcctcctcctccctccttcactgACGCTGAATAATCAGGCCTGGCTGTCCTGGTTTCTGGAAATATTCGTGTGTGGGCAGTGGCTCAGGGCTGAAGCAGGGAATGGATGGCTGGGGGCtactgggcagccccaggccccagtgCAAAGACACCAAAATCCAGGACTGTGGTCCATGCCTGTCTTCCTCTGGGGAAGGGAGAGCGGGAGTTTTATTGAGCagtggaggaggggtgggaatTCAGAGGGCATGGACACAGGCCATTTCATCTCCCAGGTCCTCCTCATCAAAGCGAGAGAGGATAGATTCCTCATCACTATACAGTGAGCTGGTCCCCTGTGCCAACAGGTTACTGGCAGCACTGTCCATCTCGTCCAGTGTCAGGCGGCATGCATCTGCAATCTCCTGCTTGGCTAGGGCCACAAAGCGTGGGTCTCGGGCAAAGAGGCCTAGGCCCTCGGAGATGAGCACCTGGGGGCACAGATGGGATCAGAGTTGGCAGAGGGCACAGCATGGAATCAAAGCAGTGTGCACAGAGGAGTCAGTGTAGATAGATGATGCATCATCCATGAAAGTGCGCAGGGGAGTCACTGGGGACAGTGGTGCATATGTCATGCTGAGCAGAAGTTGCAGAGCAAAGGGATAGATAATTACAAGCAAAACacagagccaggggtggggggcccttccccctccttcctgagCTCCCGCTTCCTTCCCATATCCCCCATCCCTCTTGCCCGCATCCCTTCTGGACTCACAGCCTCCACCAGACTGTCAGCACTGCCCCTCTTGCCATGGCTGGAGTCTGAGTGGGTTCCGGGCACATGCAGACAGGTGAAGGTACGCAGCGGACCGCTGGACTTGCCGAGGTATCCCTCCCCTGCTGCGCCCTCCTCCACCAATAACAGTGGGGCATACAGGAGCCGACCCCGTTGAGGAGGGGTTGCCCAAGAACCCTGGACCAGAATAAACAGGGGGATAATGACTGCTGGGTGGGGTATTAGGATCTAGGACTCACCCCTGTGCCTACCTCTTACCACTGCCCACCCCAAACACAACCGGAGTCAAACTGAACACATATAAATCAGACTTGAGTTTACTTAAGAGCATAGAAGGCCTGGGTTTAAATCTGAGCTCTGCCACTGactggctgtgtgatcctgggtaagcctctctgggcctccgcttcctcctctgtaaactGGGACTAGCCACAGTACCTGTCTCACCGGTGCCATGAGGATTTTGTGAATTCATACATGCCTCATTCTTCGGAAGACATGTGGTATGTTTGATAAACAGCCTAGGCTAACTCCATCCCTCCAGACCTCCGCACCCTATTCCCCACCTCACCTGAGCCCTGCTGGGCCCTGAGTTGCGTCCACGATGATAGGTGCCTGGGATGGGTAAATCCTCACAACTGCCCTGGCGCCGCAGACACTGTATGGTGAAGGAAGGCTTccgctctgggggcggggggaggcatggagcggggaggggggcggcaaAGAAAAATGTCAGTGCGACCCCAGCCCTCTGCTCTGCTGGCCCCTGTGGGGGGCCCCCAGGGTCCATGCCTGCTCTCACCTGCAGGCGTGGGGGGCAGTAGACGGCGGCGTGGTGCATTGTGCCCATCAGCATATCTCTGGGGTCTGTGGGGTGGCAAAAGGATGGGGCGTGGGGGAGTCCCTGCCTGCTCATCTAGGTAGGCGAGCCTGTGCAGGAGAGAGAGCTTGGGGTGAGCTCAGGCCTGGGCATGTGCAATGGGGTCCCATTATTCCTGCCCTCCTGCACATGGCTCATGAGGTCATCCTACCTGTCGTGGCCAGAGTCTTTGGTGGgaatttcctcttcctcctcctgattCTCTTGCTCTTTGGTTCCCTTGGGCTGAGAACTTCCTTCTTCGGGGATGGTGAAAATGAAACCCCCAGAGCTTCTCCTGGGGAAAGTGAAGCAAATTAGACCAGATTCCCCCCAGTATGGGGTCCTGGGGTTCTAGTTCCTTTTTCCATGCCTCATCTCCTACAGAAACTCTgcaggttttgtttttgattgAGAAAacttacataacataaaattaacctgtcatcattttattttctttatattttatctatcta
The window above is part of the Vulpes lagopus strain Blue_001 chromosome X, ASM1834538v1, whole genome shotgun sequence genome. Proteins encoded here:
- the LOC121482325 gene encoding synaptophysin, coding for MLLLADMDVVNQLVAGGQFRVVKEPLGFVKVLQWVFAIFAFATCGSYTGELRLSVECANKSESDLSIEVEFEYPFRLHQVYFDAPTCRGDTEKIFLVGDYSSSAEFFVTVAVFAFLYSMGALATYIFLQNKYRENNKGPMMDFLATAVFAFMWLVSSSAWAKGLSDVKMATDPENIIKGMSVCHQTGNTCKELRDPVTSGLNTSVVFGFLNLVLWVGNLWFVFKETGWAAPFMRGPPGAPEKQPAPGDAYGEAGYGQGPGGYGPQDSYGPQGGYQPDYGQPAGGGGGGGGGYGPQGDYGQQGYGPQGAPTSFSNQM